The following DNA comes from Tunturibacter psychrotolerans.
GCAGCGCTTGGGGGCAGGTGTTTTTGCAAGAGCGCGACTGGCGGATACGACGGACGCGGTCAGGGTAAGGTAGGTTTCAATGCTGGAGCTTCTCTTGAGGATGAAATTAGGATGGCCTGGGAGGCGCTGGGCGAGCGGGCCGGCGTGGCAGAGAAGGCCGTCGACCTGGAGAAAGAGATCTCCGTATTGGTCGCTCGTGCTCCAAATGGAGAAGTGAAGGTTTATCCTGCAGCGCTGAACCATCACGAAGAACAGATTCTCGCATGGAGCGTGATTCCGGCTCCGCTGTCTTCGGAGATGGAAGTGCAGGCGCGGGAGATTGCTGAGGCGATTGCTGACACATTTCAGTTGGAGGGAGTGTTGGCAGTCGAGATGTTTTGTACGATCGACGGGAGACTGCTGGTCAATGAGCTCGCACCGCGGCCTCACAACAGCTACCATGCGAGCGTGCGGGCCTGCGTGACGGGTCAGTTCGAGCAACTGGTGCGAGCCGTTTGTGATCTGCCCTTAGGGGATGTGGATGTGGTGCAGCCAGCGGCGATTGCGAATCTCTTGGGCGATTTGTGGTTGAAGGATGGACAGGCTGTCGAGCCCAGGTTTGACGCGGCGCTTGCTGTGCCCGGTGTGAGACTGCATTTGTATGAGAAGCATAAGCCGCGCAAAGGACGGAAGATGGGACATCTGTCGGCTGTGGGTGCGACTGCGGATGAGGCTGTCGCATTAGTGCAGCGGGCGCTGGCGGCTCTCCAAGATGGCTAAAGAAATCATCGAGCCTTATCGATCGAGAGCCGTTGTATGGAGAGAGATGTTTCTCTTCCCGACGGACGTTGCGTTGGAATTTTTGAAGGACTGTGAACAGAAAGATATACGCATTCTAGGATGCGACGTTTTCGATATGCCCGTGGGAGACACGATTCGGTCACGTTTTGACGATGGCCTCGACGTATCAACCAAAGAGTATTGGGACTACAGCGTTGTGGAGCTATGCAGTCTTGTTCGTGACCACATCCTCTCCAAAAAAGACAAGCTTTTTGAATTCACATTGTCCTAATCATTGGTCGATGTTCCACAAAATACAAAGGCAGACTCCCTAGAGTCTGCCTTTTCTGAGACCTTTCAAATGCCTAGCCGATGTCTTCGGACCAGTTCTCGAGGTAGGCCTTGAAGTCGGACATGAACTTGCCGGCGTCTGCTCCGTCGACGATGCGGTGGTCGAAGCCGAGAGTGAAGCGCTGGATGGAACGAATCGCAATCGAGTCGTTGCCGTCCTTATCGGTGATGACTTCGGCTTCCTTGTTGAGGCCGCCGATGCCAAGGATCGCACTCTGTGGCTGATTGATAATGGGGGTTCCGAACTGCTCGCCGAAGATGCCGGAGTTGGTCAATGTGAAGGTTCCACCGGAGATTTCATCTGGTGCCAGCTTCTTGTTGCGGGCTCGGTCTGCGACGTCGACGATGCCACGCGCGATGCCCAGGAAGTTTTTCTCTTCGGTCTGCTTGAGGACAGGAACAATGAGGCCCCAATCGAGCGCTACGGCGATTCCGATGTTGATGTTCTTGTTGTAGCGGATCGCTTCGCCTTCGATTGAACCATTGACGACGGGATGCTTGCGCAATGCAACGATCGCTGCGCGAGTGATGAAGGGCATGTACGTGAGCTTGACGCCGTTGCGCTGCTCGTACTTTGACTTCTCCTTCTCGCGGAGTTTCACGATGCGAGTCATGTCGACCTTAAAGACGGTATGGACATGGGGGCTGGTGCGCTTGGATTCGACCATACGCTGCGCGATGATGGAGCGCATCTTGGTCATCGGAACGAGCTCGCCTGGTTGGGGCTGAGGGGCGGCGGGCTTTGCAGCAGCTGGGGCAGGTGCGGAGGCCGGCGCAGCTACAGATGCCGCGGCGACAGGCTTTGGACCCTGTTCGAGATGGCTCACGATGTCGGTCTTGGTGATGCGGCCAGATGCTCCGGTACCAGGGACCTGAGAGAGATCGACGTTGTTGTCTTTTGCGATCTTACGAACAAGCGGAGACGAGCGGACGCGTTCGCCAGCTGCAGTCGAAGCGGAAGATGCGGCGGTGACAGGAGCAGGCGCTGTTGCGGTCGGTGCAGGGGTCGATGAAGCTGGAGCGGCTGTCTTTCCGGCCGCGCCGCCGATAACCGCGACGACCGTATTGATCGTAACGGTGGCACCTTCCGGAACTTTAATCTCCGAGAGGGTACCGGCGACTGGGGAGGGGATCTCCGCGTCGACTTTGTCGGTTGAGATTTCGAAGATGGGCTCATCGCGCTGGACGGTGTCGCCAACCTTCTTGAGCCACTTCGTA
Coding sequences within:
- a CDS encoding 2-oxo acid dehydrogenase subunit E2 — its product is MPTDVVMPQMGESITEGTITKWLKKPGDAIQRDEPLFEISTDKVDAEIPSPAAGTLKEIKISEGTTVQINTVVCSIDEAGSSSASAASPAKAETAAAPAANTVTTADAAPAVQGNAPPAAGPGTEVLMPQMGESITEGTITKWLKKVGDTVQRDEPIFEISTDKVDAEIPSPVAGTLSEIKVPEGATVTINTVVAVIGGAAGKTAAPASSTPAPTATAPAPVTAASSASTAAGERVRSSPLVRKIAKDNNVDLSQVPGTGASGRITKTDIVSHLEQGPKPVAAASVAAPASAPAPAAAKPAAPQPQPGELVPMTKMRSIIAQRMVESKRTSPHVHTVFKVDMTRIVKLREKEKSKYEQRNGVKLTYMPFITRAAIVALRKHPVVNGSIEGEAIRYNKNINIGIAVALDWGLIVPVLKQTEEKNFLGIARGIVDVADRARNKKLAPDEISGGTFTLTNSGIFGEQFGTPIINQPQSAILGIGGLNKEAEVITDKDGNDSIAIRSIQRFTLGFDHRIVDGADAGKFMSDFKAYLENWSEDIG
- the purK gene encoding 5-(carboxyamino)imidazole ribonucleotide synthase produces the protein MSSDSSSAKPILPGATIGIFGGGQLGRMTAMAARGMGYRILVLDPDPACPARFVVDGCIEAGWDDSREAANLARGCDVVTLEIEQISPASMEAAASYAPVRPGGAMLAVIQDRIEQKDWLRRNGFPVGEYRAVRSLDELRDAVAALGGRCFCKSATGGYDGRGQGKVGFNAGASLEDEIRMAWEALGERAGVAEKAVDLEKEISVLVARAPNGEVKVYPAALNHHEEQILAWSVIPAPLSSEMEVQAREIAEAIADTFQLEGVLAVEMFCTIDGRLLVNELAPRPHNSYHASVRACVTGQFEQLVRAVCDLPLGDVDVVQPAAIANLLGDLWLKDGQAVEPRFDAALAVPGVRLHLYEKHKPRKGRKMGHLSAVGATADEAVALVQRALAALQDG